Within the Bacillota bacterium genome, the region AAGGATAAGAACTGTGCACGACAAGTTTTTCAACGAGCAGGTGTGAATATCGCAAAGGGGAAACTGTTTGATAGCTCTGACTTTTATAATGCTGTCTCTTATGCTATGACTTTCCCGGCATGCGTTGTTAAGCCTGTAAATGGCCGGAAAGGAAGGGCAGTCTCGGTGGATATTCGGAATGGAGTAGAATTCTATACGGCTTGGAATGCGGCCAGTACTTTTTCGAAAAGGGGAATCCTTGTTGAAGAATGTTTTGATGGGGGAATGGAAGGGCGATTTCTGGTTGTTAACGGAAAGTGTATTGCTGTATATGCTAAAGTGCCTCCAGCTATTATAGGCAACGGGAATAATACAATTGAAGAGTTAATAGCGCATAAAAATAAACTCCGTTCATCAAATCCCCATTTGCAACGCAGTCCGATTCAATTAAGCGAATATAGAATTCAATTTCTGAGAAAACAAGGATATGACTTAGATAGTGTTCCAGCTCAAGGCACCGCAGTGTATATTGACCTAAACTCTAATGTATCAGCTGGTGGGGATAGCTTTGATTTCACCGATGCAGTGCACCCTTCTTACAAAACCGTAGCTGAATTGGCAAGTTCTTCTGTACCTGGCCTTGATATAGCTGGAGTAGATATCATAGCAACCGACTTTACTCAAAAGGCTACTGAGACCAATTATATCGTAATCGAAGCTAATACAGAACCGGCTTTGGGTGGGCACCATTATCCTGTATATGGAACTCCAAGGAACGCTGCAAATGAAATCGTAAAATATATTTTACAGTCCGAAGGTATCGCATTAAAGTCTAATCTCTAGTTTTCAGCTATTTAAACGAAATGCTTGATGCTGAATAGTCAGGTTAGTCTTTTATAGAATGGTTGCACACTATTCGTGACCAGTAAAGGGGTCTTTTATGATAGAAAATTCGAAGGCAATAGGTGTGTTGGATTCTGGAGTAGGTGGCTTAGGGATAGTTAAGTATCTTAAAGAATTACTGCCTGGAGAAAATATTTTATATTACGCTGATACAGCGCATATGCCATATGGTTCTAAATCTGCAAGTGAGGTAAAAAATTTAGCCACAAATGGAATGAAATATTTATGTGCAAAGCATGAGCTTAAATTACTTATTGTTGCGTGTAATACGGCCACCGTAGCAGGCCTAGAATGTTATCGTAAGCATTTTCCTATGCCAGTTATTGGTGTAGTCAAGCCAGGAGTAAAAGCAGCAGTTTCTATAACGAAGAATAAAAAAATTGGTTTAATTGCTACAGTGGGTACGGTTAACAGTAACACTTACCCAAAGCTTATGGTTGAACTTGATCCATCGATAAAAGTTTACCAGATGCCTTGTCCCAAGCTTGCTGGGATAGTCGAAAATCAGGACTTTAACCAGGATGTAATATCTATTGCAAAATCATATCTATATCCTTTATTAAACAATGAGATTGATTCATTAATACTAGGCTGTACTCATTATCCTTCTTTATATCACATAATTCGACCTATTGTGGGGAAGAGCATGAATGTCATTGATCCCAGTTTTTTTACTGTTCGAGAAGTCTATGATTTTTTAACCCAATCACTGGGAAGAAACCCGCAGCGGGAAGGATATCAGATATTCTACGTCAGTGGCCAATCATGGAAATTTTATCAAATTGCACAAAAACTGCTAGGCTATCCAATAAATATTTCATCTATTCGACAAACCACTAGTGATTTTGCTTTATCTTTATAAGAATATGAAGCACAATCAAATCTATAAATTATAAGGGGGTATCTAGGTGAGACCAAATCAATATAAAGGGAAAAAATATAAACCGAAAAAACTTCTTGAGCGTAAATATACAAAGCTGGGACTCGACACAAAAAGAATCGGTAAATATGTTTTTGTGAATTTTGACGATAGATTAATGGTGTATGGCGGAGGGTCTTATTCAAGTAATAAAGGCCTTCTTGCTTCCCAAATTGCGAATAACAAAATCATTACAAAAAAAATCTTCAAAAAACATGGCATAAATGTACCCGAAGGCAAGGTATTCTCTGAAGATAAAAAGGAACTTGCAAAGAAATATCTATGCAAATTTGATAAAGCGGTGATTAAGCCAGTTGATGGGCGCAAAGGAAAAGGCGTCACTCTAGGTGTATTGCCAGCTAATTTCGATAAAGCATGGAATTATGCGATTGATAATTCGAAGTCTAAAAGAATTATTGTTGAAGAGATGTTTGAAGGAATTTATACACGTTTCTTGGTCGTAGATGGGAAATGTGAAGCCGTATTAAAAGTATCTGAACCAAATGTTGTTGGGAATGGTAAGGATTCTATTGAGACATTAATCGAAAAAAAGAATAAAATTAGATCTTTAAATCCCCATCTAAAAAGAGGGTTGATTCAGGTTGATGAGCATAGGATTTCAATACTGAAAGAACAAGGATATAAGCTAAAAAGTATACCTAAGAAAGGTAAGTATGTAAGAATTGATAAAAAGGCAAATTGTGCAGCAGGGTCAGATTCTAGTGATATTACTAACGAGGTACATCCTCAGTTTAAAAAAATAGCAGAACTTGCAACGCAGGTTATTCCTGGGCTAGATGTTGCGGGTTTAGATTTTCTTATTAAGGATCCTACGCAGGTTCCTACCAGTGATAATTACGTAGTTATTGAGAATAACGGTCAGCCTGTACTGGCTGGGCATATGTTTCCATTTTATGGAGAACCAATTAAGATTGTTGATATTATAGCAGATAAAGATTTGAGGAGAGTTAATGCTTTAAAAACCTTTGAGATGGCTAATGGCAACACTAAACAATGCTTCACAT harbors:
- the murI gene encoding glutamate racemase translates to MIENSKAIGVLDSGVGGLGIVKYLKELLPGENILYYADTAHMPYGSKSASEVKNLATNGMKYLCAKHELKLLIVACNTATVAGLECYRKHFPMPVIGVVKPGVKAAVSITKNKKIGLIATVGTVNSNTYPKLMVELDPSIKVYQMPCPKLAGIVENQDFNQDVISIAKSYLYPLLNNEIDSLILGCTHYPSLYHIIRPIVGKSMNVIDPSFFTVREVYDFLTQSLGRNPQREGYQIFYVSGQSWKFYQIAQKLLGYPINISSIRQTTSDFALSL